A window from Plectropomus leopardus isolate mb chromosome 21, YSFRI_Pleo_2.0, whole genome shotgun sequence encodes these proteins:
- the LOC121960370 gene encoding musculin, whose amino-acid sequence MSTGSAASDAEDYETCHSRSATSLERSARKITCYNPSRYSDEELEDDGVEGRIKHERKLSKAHQKEARQTQRNAANARERARMRVLSKAFSRLKTSLPWVPADTKLSKLDTLRLASSYISHLRQLLQDDRFENSFAHPVNLTWPFMMTGRSEDSQDITVRLCGATA is encoded by the exons ATGTCCACTGGCTCTGCTGCAAGTGATGCCGAGGACTATGAGACATGTCACAGCAGGAGTGCCACGTCTTTGGAGAGGAGCGCGCGGAAGATTACCTGCTATAATCCCAGCCGGTACTCGGATGAGGAGCTGGAGGATGACGGCGTGGAGGGGAGGATCAAGCACGAGCGCAAACTCTCCAAGGCGCACCAGAAGGAAGCGCGGCAGACGCAGAGAAACGCGGCCAACGCCAGGGAGAGGGCGCGGATGAGAGTGCTGAGCAAAGCCTTCTCCAGACTTAAAACCAGCCTGCCCTGGGTACCGGCGGACACCAAGCTGTCCAAATTGGACACGCTGCGACTCGCCTCCAGCTACATCTCTCACCTGAGACAACTTCTGCAGGATGACCGATTTGAGAACAGCTTTGCGCACCCAGTCAACTTG ACCTGGCCCTTCATGATGACAGGCCGATCTGAGGACAGCCAAGACATCACTGTAAGACTGTGTGGAGCAACAGCATAA